The Drosophila albomicans strain 15112-1751.03 unplaced genomic scaffold, ASM965048v2 utg000359l_pilon, whole genome shotgun sequence genome has a segment encoding these proteins:
- the LOC127566319 gene encoding prespore protein Dp87 produces MAAVKTKIAAAKAKVAATTTKAAAAAKPAQAAASTSRRASTSLPTSRAASRAASRAASASGSASTSRAPSTARAPTTARAATNGTRATAAAVVKAKDKVHGNECNASLLKSCRNMIREFLESQNAY; encoded by the coding sequence ATGGCTGCTGTCAAAACTAAGATTGCTGCTGCCAAAGCTAAGGTTGCTGCCACCACCActaaagctgctgctgctgccaagccAGCTCAGGCTGCCGCTAGCACATCTCGTCGGGCAAGCACTTCTCTTCCGACATCTCGTGCCGCTTCTCGCGCTGCCTCTCGTGCTGCCAGCGCTTCTGGATCGGCCAGCACTTCTCGTGCCCCAAGCACTGCCCGTGCTCCGACCACTGCTCGTGCTGCCACAAACGGCACACGTGCCACTGCCGCCGCCGTGGTCAAGGCCAAGGACAAGGTGCATGGCAATGAGTGCAACGCTTCGCTGTTGAAGTCGTGCCGCAACATGATTCGTGAGTTCCTCGAGAGTCAGAATGCCTACTGA
- the LOC127566316 gene encoding ets DNA-binding protein pokkuri-like — translation MSKMKMLPVQLSLNPNIWTDVMWRCPPPPSSQLAELKTQLPPSLPSDPRLWSRDDVLVFLRFCVREFDLNKLDFDLFQMNGKALCMLTRADFGHRCPGAGDVLHNVLQMLIIESHMLQWHLPNSPVTPTGRYPLSPHSHPPTPTWPPLNAPTDPSSNPFHSSSSAAAAHMAAHHFMAPNSVTLSPPPSVDSQASSPPQPTPYAQNGGVSIASSSTTSSSSASSVATTSAAAATSSSGSSSASNGVQPMKGISSASSNHSDSDEEYSESAATNNNSSNNVNGSKLNTLPGGALSYSAGSPPGTPIHKDLKPNWTQQLTNSFVNSWSQQQQQQQAAQQQQQAAQQQQQQQQQLPQKLTLDNTAGAVPASVGGGSISAPTTPSYMYKAKREFFPENSEPNTNGRLLWDFLQQLLNDRNQKYSDLIAWKCRDTGVFKIVDPAGLAKLWGIQKNHLSMNYDKMSRALRYYYRVNILRKVQGERHCYQFLRNPTELKNIKNISLLRQTTTPANGVNATPATPNQGNNQAPSSPAAVANNWTQQQQQQQQQQQQQQQQLQQSPQRPASRNGPPMSLPTAAAVAAAAAAAAYGLQPPSPLFMHYLSANAAAAAAAGPPPNSPAAVACLTPGAAGQTGDKFQFHPLKLENGGGVSSDSAGEDLKPTDLSVSSKSASSNSNSVNNNNNEDCYPLIRNADGLTTIKLIRYNEPTPITTTTMTTTTHAEQQLSPKSERSLEDGSPRPMDATVEHQTAFAGDPQS, via the exons ATgtccaaaatgaaaatgcttcCAGTACAGCTATCACTGAATCCAAACATCTGGACCGATGTCATGTGGCGTTGCCCGCCACCGCCATCCAGCCAATTGGCAGAACTGAAGACACAACTGCCCCCATCGTTGCCGTCGGATCCACGGCTCTGGAGTCGCGACGATGTGCTCGTCTTTCTGCGCTTCTGTGTGCGCGAATTCGATCTGAATAAGCTCGACTTTGATCTCTTCCAAATGAACGGCAAGGCCTTGTGTATGCTAACCCGAGCTGACTTTGGTCATCGGTGTCCCGGTGCTGGCGATGTGCTCCACAATGTGCTCCAGATGCTCATCATTGAGTCGCATATGCTGCAATGGCATTTACCCAACAGTCCGGTGACGCCGACCGGCCGATATCCGTTGTCGCCGCACAGTCATCCGCCGACTCCCACTTGGCCACCATTGAATGCTCCAACCGATCCCAGCAGCAATCCCTTCCATAGCAGCAGCTCGGCGGCCGCCGCTCATATGGCGGCGCATCATTTTATGGCGCCCAATTCCGTGACACTTAGCCCGCCACCTTCGGTTGATTCGCAGGCCAGCAGTCCGCCACAGCCGACGCCATATGCCCAAAATGGTGGCGTCTCCATTGCATCATCGTCCACCACATCGtcgtcatcagcatcatcgGTAGCCACAACAagcgctgcagctgccacatcGTCGAGTGGCAGCAGCTCAGCCAGCAACGGAGTGCAACCCATGAAGGGTATcagcagcgccagcagcaaTCACTCCGACTCCGATGAGGAGTACTCCGaatcagcagcaaccaacaacaacagcagcaataatgtGAATGGCAGCAAACTGAATACGTTGCCAGGTGGCGCGCTCTCCTACAGCGCTGGCAGTCCGCCTGGCACACCCATCCACAAGGATCTAAAACCCAACTGGACGCAGCAGTTGACCAATAGTTTTGTCAACTCCTGGtctcagcaacagcagcagcaacaggcggcacaacaacagcaacaggccgctcagcagcaacaacaacagcagcaacagttgccacagAAGCTGACGCTGGATAACACAGCTGGTGCTGTGCCAGCTTCAGTTGGTGGTGGCTCTATCTCAGCGCCCACGACTCCCAGTTACATGTACAAAGCGAAGCGTGAATTCTTCCCAGAGAACTCGGAGCCCAATACAA ATGGCCGCCTGCTATGGGATTTtctgcaacagctgctgaaCGATCGCAATCAGAAGTACAGCGATTTGATAGCCTGGAAATGCCGCGATACGGGCGTCTTCAAGATTGTCGACCCCGCCGGTCTGGCCAAGCTGTGGGGCATACAGAAAAATCATTTGTCGATGAACTATGACAAAATGTCGCGCGCCCTGCGCTATTATTATCGTGTCAACATCTTGCGCAAGGTGCAGGGGGAACGGCATTGCTATCAGTTTCTGCGTAATCCCACCGAGCTGAAGAACATCAAGAATATATCGCTGTTGCGCCAAACGACGACGCCAGCGAATGGTGTCAATGCAACGCCAGCGACGCCCAATCAGGGCAACAACCAGGCACCCAGCAGTCCAGCTGCTGTAGCCAACAACTGgacgcaacaacagcaacagcagcagcagcaacaacaacaacagcagcagcaactgcagcagtcGCCACAGCGTCCTGCATCGCGGAATGGTCCGCCCATGAGTCTGCCCACAGCTGCTGCGgtggcagccgctgctgcagctgccgcatATGGTTTGCAGCCACCATCGCCGCTGTTTATGCACTATTTGTCCGCTAAtgcggcggctgctgcggcCGCTGGACCGCCACCAAATTCACCAGCGGCTGTGGCGTGTTTGACGCCAGGTGCTGCCGGACAGACAGGCGACAAGTTTCAGTTCCATCCGCTGAAGCTGGAGAATGGTGGTGGCGTGAGCTCGGACAGCGCTGGCGAGGATCTGAAGCCCACCGATTTGAGTGTGAGCAGCAAGAGtgcgagcagcaacagcaatagcgtcaacaacaataacaacgaggATTGCTATCC GCTCATACGCAATGCCGACGGCCTGACCACCATCAAGCTGATACGCTACAACGAGCCAACGCCAatcacgacgacgacgatgacgacgacaacgcaTGCGGAGCAACAGCTCTCGCCCAAGTCGGAGCGCAGCCTGGAGGATGGCTCGCCAAGGCCCATGGATGCCACTGTGGAGCATCAAACAGCATTCGCAGGCG ACCCACAatcataa
- the LOC127566317 gene encoding calphotin-like gives MKSVQVIRLQPDEWQTHDAGELDAAAALLMLRYQYNIKIQRVGAATEDSDDTKPPSPAPPPPPAPVTATVVVPKAGISAAAVNNNGNAKVILAGKPNLVIIAKPKAATAAAPSNMVVISKPKAIIARRALPAATVKSFPACGPKPTTVAALKLSPKAAAAAKPITVADFKQAMITGAKIIPVAVPKHITIAGPKPVPVAAPKPMAVVAPKTMAVVAPKPMAVAASKPMAVAAPKVVPVVATTSAVTAPTVITVAAPIALPVVASTSAAAAAAAAKAAEQDYTTPKDQIRPAVKVASSQPLKKRALPPYLLRYAMTPDCATTVTDNINTTQAAPSTSQAAAITEIQTQTQAAATTSQVVVTIAQAANTTQAAAPVVAAPIAAAPEICGCCCCQVPDCCC, from the exons atgaagagTGTTCAAGTGATCCGTCTGCAGCCTGATGAGTGGCAAACTCATGATGCCGGCGAATTAGACGCAGCTGCCGCATTGCTTATGCTGCGCTATCAGTACAACATCAAGATCCAAAGAGTTGGTGCTGCAACTGAAGATTCCGACGATACGAAGCCGCCATCGCCAGCTCCACCGCCGCCACCGGCTCCGGTGACAGCCACTGTCGTGGTGCCCAAGGCAGGCATCTCTGCTGCAGCCGTCAACAACAACGGGAACGCAAAGGTAATCTTGGCGGGTAAACCAAATCTGGTCATCATAGCCAAGCCAAAAGCAGCCACGGCTGCTGCACCATCCAATATGGTGGTTATCTCCAAGCCAAAGGCAATAATTGCTCGCCGAGCTCTACCGGCTGCTACTGTCAAATCATTCCCAGCTTGTGGTCCGAAAccaacaacagttgctgctctCAAGCTATCTCcaaaggctgctgctgctgctaagcCAATTACAGTTGCTGATTTTAAGCAAGCTATGATTACTGGTGCCAAAATAATTCCAGTTGCTGTTCCTAAGCATATTACAATTGCTGGTCCCAAGCCAGTTCCAGTTGCTGCTCCTAAGCCAATGGCAGTTGTTGCTCCCAAGACAATGGCAGTTGTTGCTCCCAAGCCAATGGCAGTTGCTGCTTCTAAGCCAATGGCAGTTGCTGCTCCTAAAGTTGTGCCAGTCGTGGCAACCACATCGGCAGTTACTGCTCCCACAGTTATTACAGTTGCTGCTCCTATTGCATTGCCAGTCGTCGCCTCCAcatcggctgctgctgccgccgctgccgccaaAGCAGCTGAACAGGACTACACTACACCCAAGGATCAAATTCGTCCAGCTGTCAAGGTCGCCTCATCGCAGCCGCTGAAGAAACGCGCTTTGCCGCCGTATTTGCTGCGTTACGCCATGACTCCAGACTGCGCCACAACTGTGACCGACAACATCAACACTACTCAAGCTGCTCCCAGCACATCTCAGGCTGCTGCTATCACTGAGATTCAGACTCAAACTCAAGCTGCTGCTACCACATCTCAGGTGGTTGTCACCATTGCTCAGGCTGCCAACACAACTCAGGCTGCCGCtccagttgttgctgctccgattgctgctgctccg GAAatctgtggctgctgctgctgccaagtCCCAGATTGCTGCTGCTAA